The Cupriavidus necator N-1 DNA window CGGCTGGCGCGGCTGGAGGCGGCCGAGGCGATCCGGGCCCTGAAGGCCCGCTATGCCTCCCTGGCCGATGCCAAATACCGGCCCGACTACACACGCCTGGCGGATGACGCCATGCGTGAGGTGGCGTGGGAGCAGGCGCTGTGCTTCACCGAGGACGCCATATGGGTAGGCGGGCAGGGATTCGGCGATTCGCTGGTGGGCCGGTCACAGCTGCACGACTGGTTCCAGCGTTCGCCCTGGTGCTTCGCCGTGCACTACTACGGCAGCCCGCAACTCGATATCGACGGGGATCGCGCGCACGGCGTCTGGCGCCTCTGGCAGCTGGCCTTGCGTGAAGACAACTGCGATGCCGTCCTGCTGGCCGCTACCACGCACGAGGACTACCGGCGCGACACCGATGGCGACTGGCGCTGCTGCCGCATGCGCTTTGCCGGGATCCACATGACATCGCTGGGGCAGGGCCCCATGCCGCTGATGGCGACGCTGGCGGCGCTGGATGCCAGGATGGCAGACCGGGCGCGGCATGCTGAGCCATACGCCTGAATACATTTGGGAGGAAGCACCATGATTGCCGAGGAAGCAAATCCGGTCCGCGAGCCACAGGCACGCGAAGACGTCATCCGCTGGTATCGCGCTGGCGAACTCG harbors:
- a CDS encoding nuclear transport factor 2 family protein; the protein is MSASTTEERLARLEAAEAIRALKARYASLADAKYRPDYTRLADDAMREVAWEQALCFTEDAIWVGGQGFGDSLVGRSQLHDWFQRSPWCFAVHYYGSPQLDIDGDRAHGVWRLWQLALREDNCDAVLLAATTHEDYRRDTDGDWRCCRMRFAGIHMTSLGQGPMPLMATLAALDARMADRARHAEPYA